The following coding sequences lie in one Flavobacterium sediminis genomic window:
- a CDS encoding glycosyltransferase family 2 protein gives MQLSVVILNYNVRYFLEQCVGSVQKALQDIDGEIIVVDNASSDDSRQMIKEQFPDVILIENKENLGFPKGNNIGVARAKGDYICILNPDTVVVEDTFSKLLTFVTSSGVEQSHLGITGCKLIDGSGKFLPESKRGVPTPWVAFTKIFGFYKLFPKSSWFNQYYAMHLNENQSGEVDVLVGAFMLMQRELYLQVGGFDENCFMYSDDIDLSYLVKKAGRQNYYFAGTTVIHYKGESTVRDGLYMKRFREAMQFFYKKHFKKSWFFDSMMQIGSFAFSLLKVFQSKTVSDKKPEHYVLVSDDVENETVLRKINAKLKTEIYKEGSDSPAHSRVELIIDLKSISFKKAIRLMEEKRNKDSTFKFLSINHDYLIGSNNSNDRGEVILL, from the coding sequence ATGCAACTATCGGTGGTAATTCTTAATTATAACGTCCGTTATTTCTTAGAGCAATGTGTTGGCAGTGTTCAAAAAGCACTTCAAGACATTGATGGTGAAATCATAGTGGTTGATAATGCTTCCTCTGATGACAGTCGCCAAATGATTAAGGAGCAATTTCCTGATGTCATTCTGATAGAGAATAAAGAAAATCTAGGGTTTCCTAAAGGAAATAATATCGGTGTAGCCCGAGCCAAAGGCGACTATATTTGCATTTTAAATCCCGACACTGTTGTTGTAGAAGATACATTTTCTAAATTACTTACTTTTGTCACTTCAAGCGGAGTCGAGCAGTCTCATTTAGGAATAACGGGTTGTAAACTAATTGACGGTTCCGGAAAATTTCTTCCGGAAAGCAAGCGTGGCGTGCCGACACCTTGGGTAGCTTTTACTAAAATTTTCGGGTTCTATAAACTGTTTCCGAAATCAAGTTGGTTTAATCAATATTATGCGATGCATTTGAATGAAAACCAATCTGGAGAAGTAGACGTTTTAGTAGGTGCTTTTATGTTAATGCAGCGAGAATTGTATTTGCAAGTAGGCGGATTTGATGAAAATTGTTTTATGTATTCCGATGATATTGATCTGAGCTATCTGGTAAAAAAAGCAGGGAGGCAGAATTATTATTTTGCTGGAACAACCGTTATACATTATAAAGGAGAAAGTACGGTAAGAGACGGGTTGTATATGAAACGCTTTCGTGAAGCCATGCAGTTTTTTTATAAAAAACACTTTAAGAAATCGTGGTTTTTTGATAGTATGATGCAAATAGGAAGTTTTGCGTTTTCATTGTTAAAAGTATTTCAATCCAAGACGGTAAGTGATAAAAAGCCGGAACATTATGTTTTGGTTTCTGATGATGTTGAAAATGAAACGGTTTTAAGAAAAATAAATGCAAAGTTAAAAACAGAAATTTATAAAGAGGGAAGTGATTCTCCGGCTCATTCAAGAGTTGAATTGATTATAGATCTGAAATCAATTTCCTTTAAAAAAGCGATCCGATTAATGGAGGAAAAGAGAAATAAGGACAGTACATTTAAGTTTTTATCAATAAATCATGACTATTTAATAGGAAGTAATAATTCCAATGATAGAGGAGAAGTTATTTTGTTGTAA
- a CDS encoding DUF2306 domain-containing protein, with translation MRFDVAFLRIKYEEILLLHYKIAFFVHVYTSIFLVLLGWTQFLENIRRKQKDIHQLIGKIYIFLIVFLSGPSGLVMSYYANGGVIAQTSFVILSVLWMYFTYRSYAFIRKGDFINHQKFAIRSFALTLSAISLRLFKYIIVFLFHPPPMDVYRIVSWLGWGVNLIIAEIIIFKLFIKSTKNGIKTK, from the coding sequence ATGAGATTTGATGTAGCATTTCTTAGGATTAAATATGAAGAGATTCTGTTATTGCATTACAAAATAGCTTTTTTTGTGCATGTTTATACCAGTATTTTTTTAGTATTATTAGGTTGGACTCAGTTTTTAGAAAATATAAGAAGAAAGCAGAAAGATATCCATCAGCTAATAGGTAAGATTTATATATTTCTGATCGTATTCTTATCCGGACCTTCAGGTTTAGTTATGAGTTATTATGCAAACGGAGGAGTTATAGCGCAAACTTCGTTTGTGATTTTATCCGTATTGTGGATGTATTTTACATATAGATCGTATGCTTTTATAAGGAAAGGCGATTTTATAAACCATCAAAAATTTGCAATACGGAGTTTTGCATTAACATTATCGGCCATTTCATTAAGGCTTTTCAAATACATTATTGTATTTTTGTTCCATCCGCCACCAATGGATGTTTATCGGATAGTTTCCTGGCTTGGGTGGGGAGTGAATCTGATAATAGCTGAAATAATAATTTTTAAATTATTTATAAAGAGTACAAAAAATGGAATTAAAACTAAATAG
- a CDS encoding fumarylacetoacetate hydrolase family protein — protein sequence MKIICIGRNYADHISELNNERPNEPVIFMKPDTAVLAKQFPFVIPEFSNDVHHEVEVLVKISKVGKYIDAKFAHKYYDQIGLGIDFTARDLQNQLKEKGLPWEKAKAFDGSAIIGDFLPKNSFSSLENLNFELRSNGEVVQQGNTSLMLWKIDEIIAYVSQFFTLKTGDIIFTGTPKGVAAVKEDDELIGFLEGQQMFKVQVK from the coding sequence ATGAAAATAATTTGTATAGGAAGAAATTATGCAGACCATATCTCGGAATTGAATAATGAAAGGCCAAACGAACCGGTAATATTTATGAAACCGGATACGGCTGTCTTAGCTAAGCAATTTCCGTTTGTGATCCCTGAGTTCAGTAATGATGTACACCATGAAGTAGAGGTCTTGGTTAAGATCAGTAAAGTGGGAAAGTATATTGATGCTAAGTTTGCACATAAGTATTACGATCAAATAGGATTGGGGATAGATTTTACAGCAAGAGATTTACAAAATCAGTTAAAAGAAAAAGGATTACCATGGGAAAAAGCTAAGGCTTTTGACGGTTCAGCGATTATTGGTGACTTTTTACCGAAAAATTCATTTTCTTCATTAGAAAACCTTAACTTTGAATTAAGGAGTAATGGAGAAGTAGTTCAACAAGGAAATACTTCTTTAATGTTATGGAAAATAGATGAAATTATTGCTTATGTTTCTCAGTTTTTTACACTTAAAACAGGCGATATTATTTTTACAGGAACGCCTAAAGGCGTAGCGGCGGTAAAAGAAGACGATGAGCTGATTGGCTTTTTAGAAGGACAGCAAATGTTTAAAGTTCAAGTTAAGTAA
- the rpmB gene encoding 50S ribosomal protein L28 yields the protein MSRVCELTGKKAMVGNNVSHAMNKTKRKFSVNLVKKRFYIPEEDRWVTLKISTAALKTINKVGISAALKKAQGK from the coding sequence ATGTCAAGAGTTTGTGAACTTACAGGTAAAAAAGCAATGGTTGGGAACAATGTTTCTCACGCTATGAATAAAACTAAGAGAAAATTTTCTGTAAACTTAGTTAAGAAACGTTTTTACATTCCTGAAGAAGATAGATGGGTAACGTTGAAAATTTCAACAGCTGCTTTAAAAACTATCAATAAAGTAGGTATTTCTGCAGCGTTAAAAAAAGCACAAGGTAAATAA
- a CDS encoding GNAT family N-acetyltransferase gives MYTIKRTDSDDLDFQSLVQLLDADLAIRDGEDHSFYAQFNKIDSIRHVVVIFEKDVAIGCGAIKKYGDNTAEVKRMFVLPEKRGKGAAGMILKELEQWAKELHYTKCILETGKKQPEAITLYAKHAYRQIPNYGQYVDVTDSVCFEKEL, from the coding sequence ATGTATACGATTAAGCGAACCGATTCAGACGATCTTGATTTTCAAAGTCTGGTACAATTATTAGATGCTGATCTGGCGATAAGAGATGGGGAAGACCATTCTTTTTATGCACAGTTTAATAAAATAGACAGTATTAGGCATGTCGTTGTAATCTTTGAAAAAGATGTCGCTATAGGTTGCGGTGCCATTAAAAAGTATGGTGACAATACAGCGGAAGTGAAAAGGATGTTTGTATTGCCGGAAAAGAGAGGAAAGGGAGCCGCTGGAATGATTTTGAAAGAATTGGAACAATGGGCAAAAGAACTTCATTATACGAAATGTATTTTGGAAACAGGAAAAAAACAGCCGGAAGCAATTACCCTTTATGCGAAACATGCTTATCGACAAATACCTAATTACGGACAATATGTAGACGTGACTGATAGTGTTTGCTTTGAAAAAGAATTGTAA
- the ftsY gene encoding signal recognition particle-docking protein FtsY, which yields MSFFKRIFSSDKKETLDKGLEKSKTSFFTKLSKAVAGKSKVDDEVLDNLEEVLVSSDVGVNTTLKIIERIEERVAQDKYLGTEELNQILREEIAGLLSENNHGDASEFEVPVTKKPYVIMVVGVNGVGKTTTIGKLANQFKKAGYKVVLGAADTFRAAAIDQLQIWADRVQVPIVRQQMGSDPASVAFDTLQSAVSQDADVVIIDTAGRLHNKVNLMNELSKVKRVMQKVVPDAPHDVLLVLDGSTGQNAFEQAKQFTAATEVTSLAVTKLDGTAKGGVVIGISDQFKIPVKYIGVGEGIEDLQVFNKYEFVDSFFK from the coding sequence ATGAGTTTTTTTAAAAGGATTTTTTCTTCTGATAAGAAAGAAACGTTAGATAAAGGTCTTGAAAAATCAAAAACTTCTTTCTTTACTAAACTTTCTAAAGCCGTTGCCGGAAAATCTAAAGTAGATGATGAAGTTTTAGATAATTTAGAAGAAGTATTGGTCTCTTCAGATGTAGGCGTAAATACTACTTTAAAAATTATTGAACGTATCGAAGAGCGTGTAGCCCAGGATAAATACTTAGGAACCGAAGAGCTTAATCAAATACTTCGTGAAGAAATAGCCGGATTATTATCAGAAAATAACCATGGTGACGCTTCCGAGTTTGAAGTCCCTGTAACTAAAAAGCCCTATGTTATTATGGTGGTAGGAGTAAATGGTGTAGGGAAAACAACAACTATCGGTAAATTAGCAAATCAGTTTAAAAAAGCCGGTTATAAAGTTGTTTTAGGAGCGGCTGATACTTTCAGAGCCGCTGCAATTGACCAATTACAGATATGGGCAGATAGAGTTCAGGTACCTATTGTTCGTCAGCAAATGGGAAGTGACCCCGCTTCAGTTGCATTTGATACCTTGCAATCGGCAGTTTCACAAGATGCGGATGTAGTGATTATTGATACTGCCGGACGTTTACATAACAAGGTGAATTTAATGAACGAACTTTCTAAAGTGAAACGGGTAATGCAAAAAGTAGTCCCGGATGCTCCTCATGATGTTCTATTGGTTTTAGACGGTTCAACCGGACAAAATGCTTTTGAACAAGCGAAGCAATTTACTGCCGCAACAGAAGTTACTTCTCTTGCTGTTACTAAACTGGACGGTACAGCAAAAGGAGGTGTGGTAATAGGAATTTCCGATCAGTTTAAAATTCCGGTAAAATATATCGGAGTAGGAGAAGGAATCGAAGATCTACAGGTTTTTAATAAGTACGAATTTGTGGATTCATTCTTTAAATAA
- a CDS encoding Hpt domain-containing protein, whose product MALQYNLAKVYEISENDRDFAFQIVTLFLDEVPVEIKSMKTGIEEKDYSRVYASAHKIKPSLDLLGMDLAYDENLQVMNWAKSEGQKKEIKEVFKSLRERVELAAKEIKKDFRL is encoded by the coding sequence ATGGCACTACAATACAATTTAGCAAAAGTTTATGAGATCTCTGAAAATGACAGAGATTTTGCCTTTCAGATCGTAACACTTTTTTTAGATGAAGTTCCGGTTGAAATTAAATCGATGAAAACAGGAATTGAAGAAAAAGACTATTCCCGTGTATATGCATCTGCTCATAAGATCAAACCTTCATTAGATCTTTTGGGAATGGATTTAGCTTATGATGAAAACCTTCAGGTTATGAATTGGGCAAAATCAGAAGGACAGAAAAAAGAAATAAAAGAAGTCTTTAAATCGCTTCGGGAACGCGTAGAACTTGCCGCTAAGGAAATAAAAAAAGATTTCCGTTTATAA
- a CDS encoding DUF4295 domain-containing protein yields MAKKTVATLQTSSKRLTKAIKMVKSPKTGAYTFVEQVMAPELVDEFIKKK; encoded by the coding sequence ATGGCAAAGAAAACCGTAGCAACTTTACAAACTTCATCAAAAAGATTAACCAAAGCGATCAAAATGGTTAAATCTCCAAAAACAGGTGCATACACTTTCGTAGAACAAGTTATGGCTCCTGAATTAGTTGACGAATTCATAAAAAAGAAATAA
- a CDS encoding competence/damage-inducible protein A, producing the protein MKASIVTIGDEILIGQIVDTNSAYIAKALNKIGIDVYEILTISDQQQHITATLQELLPKVDVVIVTGGLGPTKDDVTKKTFCSFFEDELVENPQVLAHVKELIEGFYKRPITQMNRDQALVPSQATVLFNKMGTAPGMWMEKDNTVFISLPGVPYEMKYLIDYEVIPKLVEKFKRPFIVHKTVMTYGRGESLIAEQIEDWENNLPQFIKLAYLPSPGRVRLRLSARGLYEQLLHDAIAGEVEKLMELIGDIIVGYDEDESIEVVLGRMLTAQNLTIATAESCTGGKIAQTLTSVSGASAYFKGSVVSYATEAKENVLHVPAELIEKYSVVSAEVASAMAKSAQEIFQTDIAIATTGNAGPLKGDSDAEVGTVFIAIVFKEEVFVEEFNFGQPREKVIDRAVNKALEKVYKEISKKY; encoded by the coding sequence ATGAAAGCTTCCATCGTTACTATCGGTGATGAGATCCTTATTGGACAGATAGTAGATACAAACTCAGCATATATAGCAAAAGCTTTAAACAAAATAGGTATTGATGTATATGAGATACTTACAATTTCTGACCAACAGCAACATATTACCGCTACTTTACAGGAATTGCTTCCCAAAGTTGATGTCGTTATTGTTACAGGAGGTTTAGGCCCAACAAAAGACGATGTGACCAAAAAAACATTTTGTTCTTTCTTTGAGGATGAGTTGGTGGAAAACCCACAGGTTCTGGCTCATGTTAAAGAATTAATAGAGGGGTTTTACAAGCGTCCTATTACACAGATGAATAGAGATCAGGCCTTAGTTCCTTCACAAGCAACGGTACTTTTTAATAAAATGGGGACAGCGCCCGGAATGTGGATGGAGAAAGATAATACTGTTTTTATTTCGTTGCCGGGAGTACCTTATGAGATGAAGTATCTTATTGATTATGAAGTAATTCCTAAGCTGGTCGAAAAATTCAAAAGACCATTTATTGTTCATAAAACCGTTATGACATACGGTAGAGGGGAAAGCCTTATTGCGGAGCAGATCGAAGATTGGGAAAATAATTTGCCTCAGTTTATTAAATTGGCTTATTTACCAAGTCCGGGTCGAGTTCGCTTACGTTTGTCAGCAAGAGGATTATACGAACAATTATTACATGATGCCATTGCCGGAGAAGTAGAGAAACTGATGGAGTTGATTGGTGATATCATTGTAGGCTATGACGAAGACGAGTCTATTGAAGTGGTTTTAGGGCGTATGCTAACAGCGCAAAACTTAACAATTGCAACAGCAGAAAGTTGTACAGGAGGTAAAATAGCCCAAACGTTAACTTCAGTTTCCGGAGCTTCTGCTTATTTTAAAGGGAGTGTAGTAAGTTATGCAACTGAAGCGAAAGAGAACGTATTACATGTTCCTGCTGAGCTGATTGAAAAATATTCAGTAGTGAGTGCAGAGGTAGCAAGCGCCATGGCAAAATCTGCTCAGGAAATCTTTCAAACAGATATTGCTATTGCTACGACCGGAAATGCAGGGCCTTTAAAAGGAGATTCCGATGCAGAAGTGGGAACGGTTTTCATCGCAATTGTATTTAAAGAAGAGGTCTTTGTTGAAGAATTTAATTTCGGACAACCCCGGGAGAAAGTAATTGATAGAGCGGTAAATAAAGCCTTGGAGAAGGTTTATAAAGAAATTTCAAAAAAATACTAA
- a CDS encoding serine hydrolase domain-containing protein — protein MKKILLLIPLFLLWNCSSDHSDAPIDNPEEETMYFPPVNGTTWETTTPSDLNWNENNIPELLNYLNIKNTKSFMILYNGRIVMEEYLNGHTDTSLWYWASAGKTLTATIFGIAKDENYVTLNGKVSDYLGTGWTTETVAQENLITCKHLLTMTSGLGDSLGDDVSPANLHYIADAGTRWAYHNVYVKLQDVVEQATGQNWSTYFNTKLRDKIGMNGFWTQIGSNSVFYSNTRSMARFGLLALNQGNWDGIQIVNSDYFNQATSTSQNINLAYGYLWWLNGKSSYHLPQSQYEFQGSLIPSAPDDMYCALGKDDQKIYVIPSKKLVIIRMGDAADGSNFALSDFDDVLWQKINAVITN, from the coding sequence ATGAAAAAAATTCTTCTGCTTATTCCTTTGTTTTTATTATGGAATTGCAGTAGCGATCATTCCGATGCTCCTATTGACAATCCTGAGGAAGAAACCATGTATTTTCCACCTGTAAACGGTACTACTTGGGAAACCACTACTCCATCCGACTTAAACTGGAATGAAAATAATATTCCCGAATTACTGAATTACCTGAATATTAAGAATACTAAAAGTTTTATGATTCTTTATAACGGAAGAATTGTAATGGAAGAATACCTGAATGGTCATACTGATACTTCTCTCTGGTACTGGGCCAGTGCCGGCAAAACATTAACGGCAACTATTTTCGGTATCGCAAAAGATGAAAATTATGTTACACTAAATGGTAAAGTATCAGACTACTTAGGTACTGGATGGACCACTGAAACAGTAGCTCAGGAAAATCTGATAACCTGTAAGCACTTGTTAACCATGACTTCAGGCTTAGGTGATAGCTTAGGTGATGATGTTTCTCCTGCCAACCTGCACTATATTGCCGATGCCGGAACCCGCTGGGCTTACCATAATGTCTATGTAAAACTTCAGGATGTGGTTGAGCAGGCAACAGGTCAAAATTGGTCTACGTACTTCAATACAAAATTACGAGACAAAATAGGAATGAACGGCTTTTGGACACAAATAGGTTCTAACAGTGTGTTCTATAGCAATACGAGAAGTATGGCTCGCTTTGGTCTGTTAGCTTTAAATCAAGGGAATTGGGACGGAATTCAGATCGTTAATTCCGATTATTTTAATCAGGCTACATCCACTTCTCAGAACATCAATTTAGCCTACGGCTATTTGTGGTGGTTAAACGGTAAAAGCTCCTATCATTTACCGCAATCACAATATGAGTTTCAAGGTTCTCTTATTCCCAGTGCTCCGGATGACATGTACTGTGCATTAGGAAAGGATGATCAAAAAATCTATGTTATTCCAAGTAAAAAACTGGTTATCATACGAATGGGAGATGCTGCAGACGGAAGCAATTTTGCTTTATCAGATTTTGACGACGTTCTTTGGCAAAAGATAAATGCTGTCATAACTAATTAA
- a CDS encoding YARHG domain-containing protein: protein MKVNVIVLFVLTILVSCKEVVKKEEKPLVEQKKEEVSFEKPLINDNLSIKSKDDFLGYWVGDFKANLYDAQKDTIYGNDKYSNLITRKITFSIDEIKNDSVFGHSVTAGNVSPFKGVLREHEGAFDMQVEEFRRTRTDGKFSIQLQKRDSVMKGFWTAFNPDSVKIGSRIFDLKKRLFKYNPENELEYSFYDTDKFRDYESSTDTVNGEEVVYMDQEYFATTQKIYEANPSTELLTKEFVSNLTKADIFILRNSIFAKHGFAFRSKQLRMYFEGFEWYMPVFSDVKKELTAIETQNIELLLRYEKNAEEYYDSFGR from the coding sequence ATGAAAGTTAATGTAATCGTATTATTTGTTTTAACGATTTTGGTCTCGTGTAAGGAAGTTGTAAAGAAGGAAGAAAAGCCATTGGTTGAGCAAAAAAAAGAAGAAGTATCCTTTGAAAAGCCACTGATAAATGACAATTTGTCAATTAAGTCAAAAGATGATTTTTTAGGTTACTGGGTCGGGGATTTTAAAGCAAATTTGTATGATGCTCAAAAAGATACTATTTACGGGAATGATAAATATAGCAATCTTATAACAAGAAAAATTACTTTTTCAATTGATGAAATAAAAAACGATTCGGTTTTCGGACACTCTGTAACAGCCGGAAATGTTAGTCCGTTTAAAGGTGTTTTGAGGGAACATGAAGGCGCTTTCGATATGCAGGTAGAAGAATTTAGGAGAACGCGAACGGATGGTAAATTTTCAATTCAATTGCAAAAAAGAGATTCGGTAATGAAAGGATTTTGGACAGCATTTAATCCGGATAGTGTAAAGATTGGTTCCAGAATTTTTGATCTGAAGAAAAGATTGTTCAAGTACAATCCGGAGAACGAACTTGAATATAGCTTTTATGATACAGATAAATTTAGAGATTACGAGTCTTCCACAGATACCGTAAATGGAGAGGAAGTGGTTTATATGGATCAGGAATATTTTGCAACCACTCAAAAAATTTATGAAGCGAATCCTTCTACCGAATTGTTGACAAAAGAATTTGTTTCAAATCTGACAAAGGCGGATATCTTTATTTTGAGAAACTCCATATTTGCTAAGCATGGTTTTGCATTTAGAAGTAAACAACTTAGAATGTATTTTGAAGGTTTTGAATGGTACATGCCGGTTTTCAGTGATGTTAAAAAAGAACTGACCGCTATTGAAACCCAAAATATCGAGCTGTTACTCAGATATGAAAAAAATGCAGAAGAATATTATGATTCTTTCGGAAGGTAA
- the rpmG gene encoding 50S ribosomal protein L33, with the protein MAKKGNRIQVILECTEHKATGLPGTSRYITTKNKKNTPDRLEIKKFNPVLKRVTVHKEIK; encoded by the coding sequence ATGGCAAAGAAAGGTAATAGAATTCAGGTGATTTTAGAATGTACTGAGCACAAAGCTACTGGTCTTCCAGGAACTTCTCGTTACATCACTACTAAGAATAAAAAAAATACTCCGGATAGATTAGAGATCAAAAAATTTAATCCTGTCTTAAAAAGAGTTACAGTTCACAAAGAAATTAAATAA
- a CDS encoding 3'-5' exonuclease, translated as MELKLNRPICFFDLETTGIDVARDRIVEISILKVFPNGNKESKTWLVNPTIPIPPHSTAVHGITDEKVANEPVFKELASHVYNMIKDSDLAGFNSDRFDIPLLAEELLRAEVDFDMKNRVAVDVQTIFHKKEERTLSAAYRFYCNESLDNAHSAEADTNATYEILKAQLDRYEDLENDIKSLSEFTKRKRSVDFAGFIALNEEEQEIFTFGKHKGALVEEVLEKEPGYFGWIQNADFPLYTKKVLTGIKLRKLNTKL; from the coding sequence ATGGAATTAAAACTAAATAGACCTATTTGTTTTTTTGATTTAGAAACCACAGGAATTGATGTGGCAAGAGACAGAATCGTTGAAATATCAATCCTGAAAGTTTTTCCAAACGGAAACAAAGAAAGTAAAACATGGTTGGTGAACCCAACAATTCCGATTCCGCCTCATTCTACCGCAGTACATGGTATAACAGATGAAAAAGTAGCGAATGAACCTGTTTTTAAAGAGTTGGCATCACATGTTTACAATATGATCAAAGATTCAGATCTGGCCGGATTCAATTCAGATCGTTTCGATATTCCTTTATTAGCTGAAGAGTTGTTGCGCGCTGAGGTTGATTTTGATATGAAAAACCGGGTTGCGGTAGACGTGCAGACTATTTTTCATAAAAAGGAAGAAAGAACACTGAGTGCTGCTTACCGATTTTATTGTAATGAAAGTTTAGACAATGCGCATAGTGCTGAAGCCGATACCAATGCCACTTACGAAATACTGAAAGCGCAATTAGATCGCTACGAAGATCTGGAAAATGATATTAAATCTCTTTCTGAATTTACGAAACGTAAAAGATCGGTTGATTTTGCAGGATTCATTGCATTAAATGAAGAAGAACAGGAAATCTTTACCTTTGGCAAACATAAAGGAGCACTAGTGGAAGAAGTATTGGAAAAAGAGCCGGGTTACTTTGGCTGGATCCAAAATGCAGATTTTCCGTTATATACTAAAAAAGTACTGACAGGAATTAAATTGAGAAAACTGAATACAAAGCTGTAA
- a CDS encoding dihydrolipoamide acetyltransferase family protein produces the protein MAKFELKLPKMGESVAEATVTNWLKKVGDTIEQDEAVLEIATDKVDSEVPSEVAGTLVEILFNVDDVVQVGQTVAIIETEGDVAGATPVVASGEVEKPAVAEVVKTVEIAKETVAPADFSNSEKFFSPLVKNIAKEEGVSVAELEAINGTGKDGRVTKDDILSYIKNRGNQPVTVVQPVKMEANAVTSGGVEKQEAPKVAPVSVNGEDEIIEMDRMRKLISKYMVESKQTSAHVQSFIEVDVTNIVKWRDKVKNAFEKREGEKLTFTPIFMEVVAKALREFPMMNIQVNGDYIIKKKNINLGMAAALPNGNLIVPVIKNADQLNLVGMAKQVNDLANRARTGKLKPDDTQGGTYTVTNVGTFGSVFGTPIINQPQVGILALGAIRKVPAVIETPDGDFIGIRQKMFLSHSYDHRVVDGALGGSFVKRVAELLEAWDLNREV, from the coding sequence ATGGCAAAGTTTGAATTGAAATTACCCAAGATGGGAGAAAGTGTTGCAGAAGCAACTGTGACTAACTGGTTAAAGAAGGTTGGTGATACCATTGAACAGGATGAAGCTGTGCTTGAAATTGCTACTGATAAAGTAGATAGTGAGGTGCCTTCTGAAGTTGCCGGAACATTGGTTGAAATATTATTTAATGTAGATGATGTGGTTCAGGTCGGACAAACGGTAGCGATTATTGAAACAGAAGGTGATGTTGCAGGAGCTACTCCGGTTGTTGCTTCTGGTGAAGTAGAAAAACCTGCTGTTGCCGAGGTAGTAAAAACAGTTGAAATAGCTAAAGAAACAGTAGCACCGGCAGATTTTTCAAATTCAGAGAAATTCTTTTCGCCTTTAGTGAAAAATATAGCAAAAGAAGAAGGTGTTTCTGTAGCTGAATTAGAAGCTATAAACGGAACCGGGAAAGACGGACGTGTTACGAAAGATGATATTTTAAGTTATATTAAGAATAGAGGAAATCAACCGGTTACAGTGGTACAACCTGTAAAAATGGAAGCTAATGCTGTCACTTCGGGCGGAGTCGAGAAGCAAGAAGCTCCGAAAGTAGCCCCGGTATCGGTTAACGGAGAAGACGAGATCATTGAGATGGACAGAATGCGTAAGTTGATCTCTAAATATATGGTGGAGTCCAAACAAACTTCGGCTCACGTACAATCATTTATTGAGGTAGATGTTACCAATATTGTAAAGTGGAGAGATAAAGTAAAAAATGCTTTTGAAAAGAGAGAAGGCGAGAAATTGACTTTCACACCTATTTTTATGGAAGTGGTTGCAAAAGCTTTGCGCGAATTCCCGATGATGAATATTCAGGTAAATGGCGATTACATCATTAAAAAGAAAAACATCAATTTAGGAATGGCTGCCGCCTTACCGAATGGAAACTTGATTGTTCCGGTGATTAAAAATGCCGACCAATTAAATTTAGTAGGCATGGCTAAACAGGTGAATGATCTGGCAAATAGAGCAAGAACCGGTAAATTAAAACCGGATGATACGCAAGGCGGAACCTATACAGTTACGAATGTGGGAACTTTCGGTTCGGTTTTCGGTACACCGATCATTAACCAGCCGCAAGTAGGTATTCTGGCTTTAGGAGCAATTCGCAAAGTACCGGCTGTTATTGAAACTCCGGACGGAGATTTTATCGGGATCCGTCAAAAAATGTTCTTGTCTCACTCTTATGATCACAGAGTAGTAGACGGAGCCTTAGGCGGAAGTTTCGTAAAACGCGTTGCGGAATTGTTGGAAGCCTGGGACTTGAATAGAGAGGTTTAA